The following are from one region of the Stanieria sp. NIES-3757 genome:
- a CDS encoding hypothetical protein (conserved hypothetical protein): MSLKELQDFVFNFQRVSLAEMKLVFQIDGDKLRAMLDRLIKKGKVQKSPMTEKCQSCQKCESDELEFYEWSENI; the protein is encoded by the coding sequence ATGAGCTTAAAAGAACTACAAGATTTTGTCTTTAATTTTCAGCGCGTCTCATTGGCAGAGATGAAACTAGTTTTTCAAATTGATGGAGACAAACTTAGAGCAATGCTAGATAGATTAATTAAAAAAGGTAAAGTACAAAAATCACCCATGACAGAAAAGTGTCAAAGTTGCCAAAAATGTGAATCTGATGAATTAGAGTTTTACGAATGGAGCGAGAATATTTAA